From one Anaerococcus prevotii DSM 20548 genomic stretch:
- a CDS encoding DUF1294 domain-containing protein, translating into MKREVLIYLLAINILGVSLTIYDKIASKKFRKNRIRENVLLLIGALGGAVSMYITMKLIRHKTRHKNFMIALPIIFFLQLGFLIYKVKFVG; encoded by the coding sequence ATTTATCTACTAGCTATTAACATACTTGGAGTAAGTCTTACAATTTATGATAAGATAGCAAGCAAGAAATTTAGGAAAAATCGTATAAGAGAAAATGTCCTCTTACTAATAGGGGCTCTGGGTGGGGCAGTTTCTATGTATATTACAATGAAGTTAATAAGACATAAGACCCGTCACAAGAACTTTATGATTGCCCTTCCTATAATCTTCTTCTTGCAGCTAGGATTTCTAATTTATAAGGTTAAATTTGTTGGATAA
- a CDS encoding type III pantothenate kinase: protein MLLVIDIENRNTDFGVFDKGKLTANFNLSSIKDRSASELFLIIKYLLLDEGIKLSDISDIIISSVVPELDRTYMDIAYKISNKKPYYVSAGLKTGINIKYDNPKDVGSDRIIRAVGSKNRSDKNLIIVQASTITTIDYINNKKEFLGGVIMPGIDLFQEALVRESAKLPQVEIVKVEKILGKSTTKAMQNGIYYSYKKSVEAIIGEIIDQNKLDKDNTEIITSGEYAGFIEYKDLKIKALPNLGLLGLKDIYELNAK, encoded by the coding sequence ATGCTTTTAGTTATTGATATAGAAAATAGAAATACGGACTTTGGAGTTTTTGATAAGGGAAAGCTTACGGCAAACTTTAATCTATCTAGTATAAAGGATAGGTCAGCAAGTGAACTTTTTCTTATAATCAAATATCTTTTGCTAGACGAAGGAATAAAGCTTTCTGATATATCTGATATTATAATTTCTTCAGTCGTCCCAGAACTTGATAGGACCTATATGGATATTGCCTATAAGATTTCTAATAAAAAACCTTACTATGTATCTGCAGGCCTTAAGACAGGTATTAATATCAAATACGACAATCCCAAAGACGTAGGAAGCGATAGGATTATAAGAGCAGTAGGAAGTAAAAATAGGTCCGATAAAAACCTTATAATAGTCCAGGCGTCCACAATAACCACTATAGACTATATCAATAATAAAAAAGAATTTCTTGGAGGAGTGATAATGCCAGGCATAGACCTCTTCCAAGAAGCCCTAGTAAGGGAAAGTGCCAAGCTTCCCCAAGTTGAAATTGTAAAAGTTGAAAAAATCCTGGGTAAGTCTACAACCAAGGCCATGCAAAATGGCATATATTATTCCTACAAAAAGTCTGTAGAAGCAATTATTGGTGAAATAATAGATCAAAATAAACTTGATAAGGATAATACTGAGATAATTACAAGTGGAGAATATGCTGGTTTTATAGAATACAAGGACTTAAAGATAAAGGCTCTCCCAAACTTGGGTCTTTTGGGACTTAAAGATATATACGAACTAAATGCAAAATGA
- a CDS encoding ECF transporter S component translates to MNKKSISSRKLVTAAMLGAITIVLSLTPLGLIPLGFINATTMHIPVIIGAIAEGPIVGALVGLIFGVSSLLNALLRNPSPVSFVFYNPLISVLPRVLIGITSYYAYKACQNIGDKKLKNLSKILWIAISIGLIYLLYKNITEGKSLLNIIFVIILLAVVIGLFMYSRKSKKDFPIAIGAFVGSMTNTILVLGGIYLIYAESYVKTLGLPMDSARSAILGVTITSGIPEAILSVILSTAVIKALKSTRR, encoded by the coding sequence ATGAACAAAAAATCAATCAGCAGTAGAAAGCTTGTGACAGCGGCAATGCTTGGTGCAATCACCATAGTCCTTAGCCTAACTCCACTCGGTCTAATTCCTTTAGGATTTATCAATGCAACAACCATGCACATTCCAGTAATTATTGGAGCAATTGCAGAAGGACCTATTGTAGGGGCCCTAGTCGGACTAATATTCGGCGTTTCGTCTTTACTAAATGCCTTACTAAGAAATCCTAGTCCAGTTTCTTTTGTCTTCTACAATCCTTTAATATCTGTTCTTCCAAGAGTTCTAATTGGAATTACTAGCTACTATGCTTACAAGGCTTGTCAAAATATAGGAGATAAAAAGCTTAAGAATCTTTCCAAAATTTTATGGATTGCAATATCTATAGGACTTATCTACCTACTCTATAAGAATATTACTGAAGGAAAATCCCTTCTAAATATTATTTTCGTAATAATTCTTCTAGCTGTAGTTATCGGCCTATTTATGTATTCTAGAAAATCTAAGAAAGATTTCCCAATAGCAATTGGTGCTTTCGTAGGTTCTATGACCAATACCATCCTAGTTCTTGGCGGAATCTACTTAATCTATGCCGAAAGCTATGTCAAAACCCTTGGCTTACCAATGGATAGCGCAAGGTCAGCCATACTCGGAGTTACAATTACAAGTGGTATACCAGAGGCCATTCTTTCTGTTATACTTTCAACAGCAGTAATTAAGGCCCTCAAATCAACAAGGAGATAA
- a CDS encoding acyltransferase family protein — protein MKKNLYNVTMLKALSLIAVSIYHLLSHRLSGGFLGVIIFMIISGFFLERASVKSSSEVDIRVYLKKIKARILKIMSPIWTIVAISLLFALVFSREIFDDSIQSSLSTIFAVENIRAIVKGISYFDRSGNFNLFTHLWYISVYIQVVIIYYLIDYLINKFDLGGKRLGIFASLTLISTMISYYLSFTKAPIIRIYYGTDTRISAFFIGVCANILYRENKNKIKGIDHKKLARILLIPIVLPFFFINGKSLWIYRTFFLAYELIVALFLVLIYDLEIKNHIAYRKQRPFYKFMIWLGDRSYYYYLWQYIIQVFFTYFLRTRIENRILFYGLELIVLVLISEISYQFLMSNKKFRSKKLIGSLVLIIMLNIVSFAIGNKKQEEMDKFKQNFSQNEAEIKKRNEDAKKIKSKASSGKNTSKEKENLNFKEKAYDDFNFTDKELSFLKGISITAVGDSVLMNVDSYLRDYVPNLYLDGEVGRDMPEGPERLLAIKNDIGLNDIILVGLGSNGSANDSDMEAIMDIADGRDVYFVNTSHLESYMDQVNKNIKAFTDSHDKAHLVDWRSFVKDRDDLLAVDRVHPNVEGSTDYAELILRKILNVNKIES, from the coding sequence ATGAAAAAAAATTTGTATAATGTAACAATGCTTAAGGCCCTAAGCCTTATTGCTGTTTCAATCTATCATCTTCTAAGCCATAGGCTTTCTGGAGGCTTTCTTGGTGTGATTATTTTTATGATCATATCAGGATTTTTCCTTGAAAGAGCATCTGTTAAGTCTTCCAGTGAAGTTGATATCAGAGTCTATCTTAAAAAAATAAAAGCACGAATCCTAAAGATAATGTCTCCCATCTGGACTATAGTGGCAATATCTCTCTTATTTGCCCTAGTCTTTTCTAGAGAAATCTTCGATGACAGTATCCAAAGCTCTCTTTCTACAATTTTCGCAGTAGAAAATATCAGGGCTATTGTTAAGGGGATTTCCTACTTCGATAGGAGCGGCAACTTCAACCTCTTTACCCATTTGTGGTACATCTCTGTCTATATCCAGGTCGTGATAATTTATTATTTGATAGATTATTTAATAAATAAGTTTGACCTTGGGGGAAAAAGGCTTGGGATTTTTGCTAGTCTAACTTTAATTTCTACTATGATTAGCTACTATCTTTCCTTCACCAAGGCCCCTATAATAAGGATCTACTATGGGACAGATACTAGAATCTCAGCATTTTTTATTGGAGTTTGTGCGAATATCCTCTATAGGGAAAATAAAAATAAGATAAAGGGCATAGACCATAAGAAGCTAGCAAGAATTTTATTAATTCCAATCGTCCTTCCCTTTTTCTTCATCAACGGGAAAAGCCTTTGGATCTATAGGACATTTTTCCTTGCCTATGAGCTAATAGTAGCTTTGTTTTTGGTCTTAATCTACGATTTGGAAATAAAAAATCACATAGCCTACAGGAAGCAGAGACCTTTCTATAAGTTTATGATTTGGCTAGGCGATAGGTCCTATTACTACTATTTGTGGCAGTATATAATCCAAGTATTTTTCACTTACTTTCTAAGGACCAGGATAGAAAATAGGATTTTATTTTATGGCTTGGAGCTTATAGTCCTTGTCCTTATTTCAGAGATTTCCTATCAATTTCTCATGTCTAATAAGAAGTTTAGAAGTAAGAAGCTTATAGGAAGTCTAGTTCTGATTATAATGTTAAATATTGTATCATTTGCTATAGGAAATAAAAAGCAGGAAGAAATGGATAAGTTTAAGCAAAACTTCTCGCAAAATGAAGCAGAAATCAAAAAGAGAAATGAAGATGCAAAAAAGATTAAATCAAAAGCTAGTTCTGGGAAAAATACCAGCAAGGAAAAGGAAAATCTAAACTTTAAGGAAAAAGCCTATGATGATTTCAATTTTACAGACAAGGAGCTTTCCTTCCTTAAGGGAATTTCCATAACTGCAGTTGGAGATTCTGTCCTTATGAATGTCGATTCCTACCTAAGAGACTACGTCCCAAATCTATATCTTGATGGCGAAGTCGGCAGGGATATGCCTGAAGGTCCTGAAAGGCTTCTTGCAATCAAAAACGATATTGGCTTAAATGACATAATCCTAGTTGGTCTCGGATCAAATGGATCGGCGAATGATTCAGATATGGAAGCTATTATGGACATAGCTGACGGCCGAGATGTATATTTTGTAAATACCAGCCATCTTGAATCCTATATGGATCAGGTAAATAAAAATATCAAAGCCTTCACCGACAGCCACGATAAGGCCCACCTTGTAGACTGGCGATCTTTCGTAAAAGATAGGGATGATCTTCTAGCTGTAGACAGGGTTCATCCAAATGTCGAAGGAAGTACCGACTACGCAGAATTAATATTGAGGAAGATATTAAATGTAAATAAGATTGAATCCTAG
- the serS gene encoding serine--tRNA ligase — protein MIDIKLLRENPELVKENIKKKFQDEKLVLVDEVLELDEKLRSFKTEGDNLRSERNKTSKEIGALMGQGKKDEAEEAKAQVKEINDKLTDIEAKTEEYGKEVKKRMQVIPQIIDDSVPIGKDDTENVEIEKFGEPVVPDYEIPYHIDIMETFDGVDLDAARDTSGAGFYYLRGDIARLHSAILSYARDFMIDRGYTYYIPPFMIRSDVVTGVMSFSEMEDMMYKIEGEDLYLIGTSEHSMIGKFINTINEEEKMPLRMTSYSPCFRKEVGAHGIEERGVYRIHQFEKQEMVIICKPEDSKTLYNELWKNTVDFFRSLEIPVRTLECCSGDLADLKVKSCDVEAWSPRQKKYFEVGSCSNLGDAQARRLGIRLRGENGTYFAHTLNNTVVAPPRMLIAFLENLIQEDGSVKIPKPLQMYMGGKDKIEPKNK, from the coding sequence ATGATTGATATTAAATTACTTAGAGAAAATCCAGAACTTGTAAAAGAAAACATCAAGAAGAAATTCCAAGACGAAAAGCTAGTCCTAGTTGACGAAGTCTTAGAACTTGATGAAAAACTTAGATCTTTTAAGACTGAGGGAGATAACTTAAGAAGCGAAAGAAATAAGACAAGTAAAGAAATCGGAGCTCTTATGGGCCAAGGCAAGAAAGATGAAGCAGAAGAAGCTAAAGCTCAAGTTAAGGAAATTAACGATAAGCTAACTGATATCGAAGCCAAGACTGAAGAGTACGGCAAAGAAGTCAAAAAGAGAATGCAAGTAATTCCACAAATTATCGACGATAGTGTTCCTATAGGAAAGGACGATACAGAAAATGTCGAAATAGAAAAATTCGGCGAGCCAGTAGTTCCTGACTACGAAATTCCTTATCACATCGACATTATGGAGACCTTCGATGGGGTAGACCTAGATGCTGCAAGAGATACATCTGGAGCTGGTTTCTATTATCTAAGAGGAGATATAGCAAGACTTCACTCAGCAATTCTTTCTTATGCTAGAGACTTCATGATCGATCGTGGCTATACTTACTACATTCCACCATTTATGATTAGATCTGATGTAGTTACTGGAGTAATGAGCTTTTCTGAGATGGAAGATATGATGTATAAGATAGAAGGAGAAGATCTTTACCTAATAGGTACAAGTGAGCACTCAATGATTGGTAAGTTTATAAATACAATCAATGAAGAGGAAAAAATGCCACTAAGAATGACCTCTTATTCACCATGCTTTAGAAAAGAAGTAGGAGCTCACGGTATAGAGGAACGTGGAGTTTACAGAATCCACCAATTCGAAAAACAAGAGATGGTAATAATCTGTAAGCCAGAAGATTCCAAAACCCTTTACAATGAATTATGGAAAAACACAGTTGACTTCTTTAGAAGCCTAGAGATTCCAGTAAGAACCCTAGAATGTTGTTCAGGAGACTTGGCAGACCTTAAGGTTAAATCATGCGACGTTGAAGCATGGAGCCCAAGACAAAAGAAATACTTCGAAGTAGGAAGCTGCTCTAACCTAGGAGATGCCCAAGCAAGAAGACTAGGTATTAGACTAAGGGGAGAGAATGGAACCTACTTTGCTCACACCCTAAATAATACTGTAGTAGCTCCACCAAGAATGTTAATAGCCTTCCTAGAAAACTTAATCCAAGAAGATGGAAGCGTGAAGATTCCTAAACCACTTCAAATGTATATGGGTGGTAAGGACAAAATCGAGCCAAAAAATAAATAG
- a CDS encoding exodeoxyribonuclease III produces the protein MKFISWNIDSLNAALTSDSKRAVMSRDVLLTIKNENPDVIALQETKLPANGPSKKHVEKLSEFFPDYDYVWISSRPGARKSYAGTMTLYKKGLDVKESFPEIGAPDTMDLEGRILTLEFEDFYFTQVYTPNAGGELKRLPLREEWDKLYADYLAELDKNKPVIATGDFNVAHEEIDLAHPENNHMSAGFTDEERRGFTNLLNRGFTDTFRHLNKNLEGAYTWWAQRVKTSKINNSGWRIDYFLVSDRLMEDVIDSTIIDSGDRQDHTPIMLEIK, from the coding sequence ATGAAATTTATTTCTTGGAACATAGATTCTCTAAATGCTGCCCTAACTAGTGATTCCAAAAGAGCAGTAATGAGTAGAGATGTTCTATTAACTATAAAAAATGAAAACCCTGATGTAATAGCCCTTCAAGAGACCAAGCTTCCTGCAAATGGACCTAGCAAGAAGCATGTTGAAAAGCTTAGTGAATTCTTCCCAGATTATGATTATGTATGGATTTCCTCAAGACCAGGTGCTAGGAAGTCCTACGCAGGAACCATGACCCTCTACAAAAAGGGCCTCGATGTAAAGGAATCCTTCCCTGAAATCGGTGCTCCTGATACAATGGACCTAGAAGGAAGAATCCTTACCCTAGAGTTTGAAGACTTCTACTTTACCCAAGTCTATACACCTAATGCAGGTGGCGAGCTTAAAAGACTTCCCCTAAGAGAAGAATGGGATAAGCTATATGCGGACTATCTAGCAGAGCTTGATAAAAATAAGCCTGTCATAGCCACGGGAGATTTTAACGTAGCCCATGAGGAAATCGACCTTGCTCATCCTGAGAATAACCATATGTCAGCAGGATTTACAGATGAAGAGAGAAGAGGCTTCACTAATCTTTTAAATAGGGGCTTTACTGATACCTTTAGACATCTTAACAAGAACCTTGAAGGAGCCTACACCTGGTGGGCCCAAAGAGTTAAGACAAGCAAGATCAATAACTCCGGCTGGAGGATTGACTACTTCCTAGTATCTGATAGGTTAATGGAAGATGTGATAGATTCTACTATAATAGATTCTGGAGACAGACAAGACCATACACCAATAATGCTTGAAATTAAATAA
- a CDS encoding RluA family pseudouridine synthase — protein MIMIADEIIRIDKFISDELEEIPREKIKDFIKDKKIKVNNSFVKPSFKLSEGDEIEIDDSLFHVPELKAEDMELKIVYENDDYAIIDKDSNVIVHPAGKIITGTLVNGLLGRYGYDGLSHIGGDDRPGIVHRLDKDTTGLIAITKTNEAYKYFKKMFETRKVDKYYYAIVFGNFDKKKGTIDNFMDRDVHNRRKMAVRNTGRRAVSHYEVISEVEGFSLVRIKIETGRTHQIRVHMTHINHPILGDPVYGNVKHKFNLDHQLLHCGKVGFKNMEGDYVTYEAIPHEDFLKYQKILGLGDKDVFEN, from the coding sequence ATGATAATGATTGCAGATGAAATAATAAGAATTGATAAGTTTATATCTGATGAGCTCGAGGAGATCCCTCGTGAGAAGATTAAGGACTTCATCAAGGATAAGAAAATAAAAGTGAATAATTCTTTCGTTAAGCCTAGTTTTAAGCTAAGCGAGGGAGATGAGATAGAAATCGACGACTCTCTTTTCCATGTGCCAGAACTTAAGGCAGAAGATATGGAACTAAAGATTGTTTATGAGAATGATGATTACGCCATTATCGATAAGGATAGTAATGTCATAGTTCACCCAGCAGGGAAAATCATTACAGGAACCCTGGTAAATGGTCTTCTTGGTAGATACGGTTATGATGGACTTTCTCACATAGGAGGTGACGATAGGCCAGGCATTGTCCACAGGCTTGATAAGGATACGACAGGACTAATAGCCATAACGAAAACTAACGAAGCCTATAAGTATTTCAAGAAGATGTTCGAGACAAGAAAGGTCGATAAATACTATTACGCCATAGTCTTCGGTAACTTCGATAAGAAAAAGGGAACCATCGATAATTTCATGGATAGGGATGTCCACAACAGGAGGAAGATGGCTGTAAGAAATACTGGAAGAAGGGCAGTAAGCCACTATGAGGTCATAAGCGAGGTAGAGGGTTTTTCTCTTGTAAGGATAAAGATAGAAACAGGAAGGACCCATCAGATTAGAGTCCACATGACCCATATCAATCACCCTATCTTGGGAGATCCTGTTTATGGCAATGTCAAGCACAAATTTAATCTCGACCATCAACTCCTTCACTGTGGCAAAGTTGGCTTTAAAAATATGGAGGGAGACTATGTGACCTATGAGGCAATCCCTCACGAAGACTTTTTGAAATATCAGAAAATATTAGGATTAGGTGATAAAGATGTATTCGAAAACTAA
- a CDS encoding YifB family Mg chelatase-like AAA ATPase, with protein sequence MYSKTNTTTLIGLDGKLVEVESDITSGLPSFTIVGLPDSSIKESRDRVRVALLNSGYRFPAGRITINLSPADLKKEGTQLDLPIAISLLGSMGVINFDYEEYIILGELSLDGRIVPIRGALAMVIAMRELGFTKFIIPDDNKDECAIISDIEIYPFDRLNDLVAFLNKEKMVKAYEIDLSKITEEKTYDYDFKDLKGQESLKRALQIAAAGNHNVLMIGAPGSGKTFSAKHLPTILPDMSFDEKVEVTKIYSIMGLLDSGHLVSERPFRAPHHTSSEVALIGGGHSVPRPGEITLAHKGVLLLDEFPEYRKNVIEALREPLENKEINVARSQASVKYPADFILIAAMNPCPCGNYGNPLKECTCSFNEIRRYLNKISSPILDRIDIHIEIKPVKYEDLKDDSKSKSSSELKEEVVRARLIQEERYKNDKISTNSELNTNQMKKYIKLSEDVEKIAKMAFNKYNFSVRSFNKIIKMSRTIADLEGSKEIESKHLLEAIRYRSLDDKYWSN encoded by the coding sequence ATGTATTCGAAAACTAACACGACAACCCTTATTGGCCTTGATGGCAAACTTGTAGAAGTAGAATCTGACATAACATCAGGCCTTCCTTCCTTTACTATAGTTGGTCTTCCAGACTCATCGATCAAGGAATCAAGAGACAGGGTAAGAGTCGCCCTACTTAACTCTGGATATAGATTTCCAGCAGGAAGGATTACAATCAACCTCTCCCCAGCAGATCTTAAGAAGGAAGGAACCCAACTAGACCTACCAATTGCTATTTCTCTTCTAGGCTCTATGGGAGTAATTAACTTCGACTACGAAGAATACATAATTTTAGGCGAGCTTTCCCTAGATGGAAGGATAGTTCCCATAAGAGGGGCTCTTGCCATGGTTATAGCCATGCGTGAGCTAGGTTTTACCAAATTTATAATTCCTGATGATAATAAGGACGAGTGCGCCATAATTTCAGATATAGAGATCTACCCTTTCGATAGGTTAAACGACCTGGTAGCATTTTTGAATAAGGAAAAAATGGTCAAAGCTTACGAGATAGATTTAAGTAAAATCACTGAAGAGAAAACTTATGATTATGACTTCAAGGACCTTAAGGGCCAAGAAAGCCTAAAGCGTGCACTTCAAATTGCAGCGGCAGGTAACCACAATGTGCTAATGATCGGAGCTCCAGGTTCCGGAAAGACATTTTCTGCCAAGCATCTACCAACCATCCTTCCAGATATGAGCTTTGACGAGAAGGTAGAAGTGACGAAGATTTATTCTATCATGGGACTCCTTGATAGTGGACATCTCGTTAGTGAAAGGCCCTTCAGAGCTCCCCACCACACATCAAGCGAAGTAGCTCTCATAGGTGGAGGTCACTCCGTACCAAGACCAGGAGAGATTACCCTAGCCCACAAGGGAGTACTTCTTCTAGATGAGTTCCCAGAATACAGGAAAAATGTAATAGAAGCCCTAAGAGAGCCCCTAGAAAACAAGGAAATAAATGTAGCAAGGTCCCAGGCTTCAGTAAAGTATCCAGCAGACTTTATCCTAATTGCTGCCATGAACCCTTGCCCATGCGGTAACTACGGCAATCCCTTGAAGGAATGTACTTGCTCCTTTAATGAAATAAGGAGATACCTCAACAAGATTTCATCTCCTATACTTGATAGAATCGATATACATATAGAGATAAAGCCTGTCAAATATGAAGACTTAAAGGATGATAGTAAGTCCAAGTCATCAAGTGAGCTTAAGGAAGAAGTTGTAAGAGCAAGGCTTATCCAGGAAGAAAGATACAAGAACGATAAGATTTCCACAAACTCAGAGCTAAATACTAATCAGATGAAAAAATATATTAAGCTATCAGAGGATGTAGAAAAAATCGCCAAGATGGCCTTTAACAAATACAATTTCTCAGTTAGATCCTTCAACAAGATAATTAAAATGTCAAGGACGATAGCAGACCTTGAAGGAAGTAAGGAAATAGAATCCAAACACCTCCTAGAAGCAATCCGTTACAGGTCCTTGGATGACAAATACTGGAGCAATTAA
- a CDS encoding GspE/PulE family protein: MAEARVIGTNIDKFIKNLIKNAIKLRASDIHIEAFADYSKIRLRVDGELREYMRINLSQYEKLVSKIKLMAKMDISEKRRPQDANLRLKEFDGIDFRVSSLNTVNGEKIVLRILSIDEFKKTSRLLGFSDSSIGKIDQVLKKRSGMIIFTGPTGSGKSTSLYALLNKLNTGMENIISVEDPVEYKIEGINQVSVNEKIGLTFSKSLRSILRQDPDIIMIGEIRDGETAQIAIRAAITGHMVLTTLHTKDALSSIVRLKDLGLEDYLIRSALSLLASQRLVRKLCDCKKKDTMTDNEYEIVSQYQKIPRDKIIYRPNGCDKCQNGYLGREAVEEVILVDKELKEILREEGDSTSKVKEKLKKEGFKSMLENGIDKVLEGKTSFEEVLGALDVD, encoded by the coding sequence ATGGCAGAGGCAAGAGTGATTGGGACAAACATAGATAAATTTATCAAAAATCTCATAAAAAATGCCATAAAACTTAGGGCGAGCGACATTCACATCGAAGCCTTTGCCGATTATTCAAAAATAAGGCTTAGGGTAGATGGAGAGCTTAGGGAATATATGAGGATAAATCTCTCCCAATATGAAAAGCTTGTAAGTAAAATCAAGCTAATGGCAAAGATGGATATATCAGAGAAAAGACGTCCCCAAGATGCCAACCTAAGACTAAAAGAATTTGATGGAATAGATTTTAGGGTATCGAGCCTAAATACAGTAAATGGCGAAAAGATAGTCCTAAGGATCCTATCCATAGATGAGTTTAAGAAGACAAGTAGGCTCCTAGGATTTTCTGATTCTTCTATAGGAAAAATCGACCAAGTCCTAAAGAAAAGATCCGGCATGATAATATTTACAGGACCAACTGGATCAGGTAAGTCCACAAGTCTTTATGCCCTCCTAAACAAATTAAATACTGGTATGGAAAACATCATAAGCGTAGAAGACCCTGTTGAATACAAGATCGAAGGAATTAACCAAGTTTCTGTAAATGAGAAAATCGGTCTTACTTTCTCCAAATCTCTAAGGTCAATCCTAAGACAAGACCCCGACATAATAATGATAGGAGAAATAAGAGATGGGGAAACTGCCCAAATCGCCATAAGAGCAGCGATAACAGGCCACATGGTCCTAACAACTCTTCACACAAAAGATGCCCTCTCATCAATCGTTAGACTTAAAGACTTAGGATTAGAAGACTATCTTATAAGATCGGCCCTAAGTCTTTTGGCAAGTCAAAGATTAGTAAGAAAGCTCTGCGATTGCAAAAAGAAAGACACCATGACAGATAACGAATACGAAATAGTAAGCCAATACCAGAAAATCCCAAGAGATAAGATAATCTACAGACCAAATGGCTGTGACAAATGCCAAAATGGCTACCTAGGAAGAGAAGCCGTGGAGGAAGTCATCCTAGTAGACAAAGAATTAAAAGAAATTCTAAGAGAAGAAGGAGATTCTACTAGTAAAGTAAAAGAAAAACTGAAAAAAGAAGGCTTCAAATCAATGCTAGAAAACGGCATAGATAAAGTCCTAGAAGGGAAAACAAGCTTTGAAGAAGTCCTTGGGGCTTTGGATGTGGATTAG
- a CDS encoding type II toxin-antitoxin system YafQ family toxin, with the protein MSYKITYSKAFKKHYKKLSDTEKKQTKKKLKFFIENPTHPSLRTKKIQGTNGIWESSVNMDIRILWFYENNELIFLLDIGHHDILDKY; encoded by the coding sequence ATGTCCTATAAAATTACTTATTCGAAAGCCTTTAAAAAACATTACAAAAAACTATCTGACACTGAAAAGAAACAGACTAAAAAGAAACTTAAATTTTTCATAGAAAATCCTACTCATCCATCTTTAAGAACTAAAAAGATACAAGGTACAAATGGAATATGGGAGTCTTCTGTTAACATGGATATTCGAATTCTTTGGTTCTATGAAAATAATGAATTGATATTTCTTTTAGATATTGGACACCATGATATCCTGGACAAATATTAA
- a CDS encoding AbrB/MazE/SpoVT family DNA-binding domain-containing protein, with protein sequence MLVELKAKSQVTIPKDIVNSMELNQGDQFEVIEDNGRIVLVPVAIYPEYVIKNLKAEVKEIKESIKNGTQPVFDSIDSLFEELDN encoded by the coding sequence ATGTTAGTTGAACTAAAAGCTAAATCACAAGTCACTATCCCAAAAGACATAGTAAACTCTATGGAATTAAATCAAGGGGACCAGTTTGAAGTCATAGAAGATAACGGTAGAATTGTACTTGTTCCAGTTGCAATCTATCCAGAATATGTCATAAAAAATTTAAAAGCTGAAGTAAAAGAAATTAAAGAATCTATAAAAAATGGGACTCAACCTGTTTTTGATTCTATCGACTCTCTATTCGAGGAGTTAGACAATTAA
- a CDS encoding DUF6442 family protein has translation MKRDEVLARSREEYRNHDEMMVDIFKKAGEVSSQIGLAVAAILFGIEAFFFNSFNYGILSIYFSIEATKELVKYAKLKERKQLLLGILMAIIGIALFVANLITLK, from the coding sequence ATGAAGAGAGATGAAGTTTTAGCAAGAAGTCGTGAGGAGTATAGAAATCACGATGAGATGATGGTTGATATTTTTAAAAAGGCAGGCGAAGTTTCCAGCCAAATCGGATTAGCTGTTGCTGCCATCCTATTTGGAATTGAAGCTTTTTTCTTCAATTCCTTTAATTATGGAATACTAAGTATTTATTTTAGTATTGAAGCAACTAAAGAACTCGTAAAGTATGCAAAACTAAAAGAAAGAAAGCAATTGTTATTGGGGATACTTATGGCGATTATAGGAATTGCTTTATTTGTAGCTAACCTTATAACATTGAAGTAG
- a CDS encoding helix-turn-helix transcriptional regulator — protein sequence MDDKLVLKNHLKEVRKEKGYSQQQLADEVGVSRNTISSIETGQFNPTAKLALILCIALEKKFEDLFYF from the coding sequence ATGGATGATAAACTAGTTCTCAAAAATCATTTAAAAGAAGTCAGAAAAGAAAAAGGCTATTCACAACAACAGTTAGCTGATGAGGTGGGTGTTTCAAGAAACACAATCAGCTCAATTGAAACTGGTCAATTTAACCCTACTGCTAAATTAGCATTGATACTTTGCATTGCTTTAGAAAAGAAATTTGAGGATCTTTTCTATTTTTAG